Proteins found in one Deltaproteobacteria bacterium CG11_big_fil_rev_8_21_14_0_20_42_23 genomic segment:
- a CDS encoding thioredoxin-dependent thiol peroxidase has translation MPIPSVGDKAPDFTLPANDGARFSLSEQKGKKVVLYFYPKDDTPGCTTQACDFRDLRNDFSQRNAVVVGISRDGADSHQAFIQKHQLNFRLLTDADTKVHKMYGAWGEKNNYGKVTTGVLRTTVLIDEEGKILSLKNNVKATGNAEKTLGLLDSLVK, from the coding sequence ATGCCAATACCAAGCGTGGGCGATAAGGCTCCAGATTTTACCCTTCCGGCAAACGATGGAGCCCGCTTTAGTTTAAGCGAGCAAAAAGGGAAAAAAGTGGTGCTCTATTTTTACCCGAAAGATGACACTCCAGGATGTACTACGCAGGCGTGCGATTTCCGTGACCTGAGAAATGATTTTTCGCAGCGAAATGCAGTGGTGGTGGGCATAAGCAGAGATGGCGCAGATTCGCACCAGGCTTTCATTCAAAAGCATCAGCTCAATTTTCGATTGCTCACCGATGCAGATACCAAGGTGCACAAAATGTACGGGGCGTGGGGCGAAAAAAATAATTATGGAAAAGTGACGACGGGCGTTTTGAGAACAACCGTTCTTATCGATGAAGAGGGAAAAATTCTTTCGCTCAAAAATAATGTGAAGGCAACAGGAAATGCAGAGAAAACCTTGGGTTTGCTAGACAGCCTTGTGAAATAA
- a CDS encoding fatty acid hydroxylase: protein MTLNIKEWKIIIMLSAYVLVIFLEQIFPYFKNYKQLLKHDLRNFAFALFNALAVALIFSGSYVLLTQWTEQHAFGLLWTVELASWQRLLLALLLFDAWMYAWHRASHRIHFLWRFHRVHHTDRQMDASTALRFHVGEIFISFLVRLPVVALLGLSLFELLMYEALLQPIIIFHHSNVALPEKIDRVLRKVIVTPNMHRVHHSDVPRETHSNFSSIFSWWDKIFSSFQFRENTHEIQFGLPDRVEEKDQSVRGMIIDPLRNN, encoded by the coding sequence ATGACCTTGAATATAAAAGAATGGAAAATAATTATTATGCTCTCGGCCTACGTGCTGGTGATTTTTTTGGAGCAAATTTTTCCTTATTTTAAAAACTATAAGCAATTGCTAAAGCACGATCTGCGCAACTTTGCTTTTGCTCTGTTTAATGCTCTTGCGGTAGCGCTGATTTTTTCTGGTAGCTATGTCCTCTTAACGCAGTGGACTGAACAACATGCTTTTGGTTTGCTGTGGACTGTTGAGCTTGCGTCGTGGCAGCGTTTGCTGTTGGCGCTCTTGCTTTTTGATGCTTGGATGTATGCGTGGCATAGAGCAAGTCATCGCATTCATTTTTTGTGGCGTTTTCATCGTGTGCATCACACCGATAGACAAATGGATGCATCCACTGCACTTCGTTTTCATGTGGGAGAAATTTTTATTTCGTTTTTAGTGAGGCTTCCAGTTGTGGCTTTGTTGGGGTTAAGCTTGTTTGAATTGCTGATGTATGAAGCCTTGCTTCAGCCCATTATTATTTTTCATCATAGCAATGTTGCGCTTCCAGAAAAAATTGATCGCGTTTTGAGAAAAGTGATTGTGACGCCAAATATGCACAGAGTGCATCATTCCGACGTTCCGCGTGAAACGCATTCAAATTTTTCAAGCATTTTTTCGTGGTGGGATAAGATTTTTAGCAGCTTTCAGTTTCGTGAAAATACGCATGAAATCCAATTTGGGCTTCCCGATCGTGTGGAAGAAAAAGATCAAAGTGTTCGTGGGATGATTATAGATCCGTTGAGAAATAATTAA